The stretch of DNA TCTTCCCTCCTTACACATGACCCTCATTAATGGCTTTGCTTAAAGCTCTCTTTGTAAATACCCTGACCATATCCCTACGGTATTCCTCTGATCCGCGTATATCCGATATGGGTTTACATTCAGTGGATGCGCATACACCCACCTGCTCTAATAATTCCTCGTCAACATTCTTTCCTTTAATCATTGCTTCGGCTTCCATGGCTCTCATTGGTACAGGAGCCACCGCGCCAAGGGCAATTCGGGCGTTTTTACAAACTTCGCCATCCATTTCAACAGCCACTGCTACTCCTACAACCGCCAGTGCACCGGAACGGCGCAGTCCGAATTTAATATAGGTACTTCCGGTAAAAGTATTATCTGGTATCAATATACCGCTAATTATTTCGTCCGCTGCAATATGGGTTTTCCCTGGACCAGCAAAGAAATCTTCCAGAGGGATAACCCTTTCCCCATTTGTGCCCGTTAGGATTAATAAAGCGCCCAGGGCAATCAATATTGGT from Desulfoscipio gibsoniae DSM 7213 encodes:
- a CDS encoding FAD binding domain-containing protein, which translates into the protein MYLPDFDYYIPDNLQEACTLLAEKGPGAKVLAGGTDLLNKMKHGLVAPDVLISLKKINQLTSIDYLPGKGVVIGARATHNMISNSDLLQKKYMSICEAAQHMANNQVRNVGTIGGNIANAVPSADLPPILIALGALLILTGTNGERVIPLEDFFAGPGKTHIAADEIISGILIPDNTFTGSTYIKFGLRRSGALAVVGVAVAVEMDGEVCKNARIALGAVAPVPMRAMEAEAMIKGKNVDEELLEQVGVCASTECKPISDIRGSEEYRRDMVRVFTKRALSKAINEGHV